The following are encoded in a window of Gossypium raimondii isolate GPD5lz chromosome 13, ASM2569854v1, whole genome shotgun sequence genomic DNA:
- the LOC105782312 gene encoding protein JINGUBANG, with the protein MEFHGRKTGHCYMDNESNPLQSPSRLSIRTHLDMYDQDPQFSPGRPPSPRSSASALQLMLPPGSPETPWTLSPLQTPSPALLYHCVASLHRQDGNIHSIAISKGLVFTVSDSKRIRVWRQPECIERGCIKTSSGEIRAILAYGNKLFTAHRDCKIRIWNYTVSDSFGYKKISTLPKRSSFLLFPKTSSQQHKDCVSCMAYYHAEGLLYTGSYDRTVKAWRLVDNKCVDSFVVHESKVNAIVVNQDDGCVFTCSSDGSVKIWRRLYRENSHTLTMTLRFQQSPVNAMAISSTFSNCFLYSGSSDGTVNFWEKEKTSGRFNHGGFLQGHRFSVLCLVAIEKLIFSGSEDTTIRVWRREEGSCFHECLAVLDGHRGPVKCLAACLQMEKIVMGFLVYSASLDQTFKVWRVKVMPEEQTCFDFADRNDSKTKTKTEYEMSPVLSPSWVEKKLRGNLFQ; encoded by the coding sequence ATGGAATTCCATGGCAGAAAAACTGGTCATTGCTACATGGATAACGAAAGCAATCCATTGCAATCTCCTTCTCGGCTTTCGATTCGAACTCACCTTGATATGTATGACCAAGATCCCCAGTTCAGCCCCGGAAGACCACCGAGCCCTCGATCAAGTGCCTCTGCTTTGCAGTTGATGTTGCCACCTGGTAGTCCTGAAACACCATGGACACTCTCTCCTCTTCAAACGCCGTCCCCTGCTCTCCTCTACCATTGCGTTGCTTCTCTTCATCGACAAGACGGAAATATCCACTCGATTGCAATCTCGAAAGGGTTGGTTTTCACTGTCTCTGATAGCAAACGTATCCGAGTATGGAGGCAGCCTGAATGCATCGAGCGGGGTTGTATCAAGACAAGTTCCGGTGAAATCCGGGCCATTTTAGCTTACGGTAACAAGCTTTTCACCGCGCATAGAGACTGCAAGATCAGGATTTGGAACTACACCGTTTCCGATAGTTTCGGGTACAAAAAGATCTCAACACTCCCGAAGAGAAGCTCGTTTCTTTTGTTCCCTAAGACAAGCAGCCAACAACATAAAGATTGTGTTTCTTGCATGGCTTATTACCACGCCGAAGGGCTGTTGTACACTGGTTCATATGATAGAACAGTTAAGGCATGGCGGCTCGTAGATAACAAATGTGTGGACTCATTTGTGGTTCATGAAAGCAAAGTTAATGCCATAGTGGTTAACCAAGATGATGGGTGCGTTTTCACTTGTTCATCTGATGGATCAGTGAAGATATGGAGAAGGTTATATAGAGAAAATTCCCACACTTTAACCATGACACTCCGGTTCCAACAATCACCCGTTAATGCCATGGCAATAAGCTCGACATTTAGCAATTGTTTTCTCTATTCAGGTTCATCCGATGGCACTGTAAACTTTTGGGAGAAAGAAAAAACATCCGGTAGGTTCAATCATGGCGGGTTCTTACAGGGTCATCGGTTTTCGGTTCTTTGTTTAGTGGCTATTGAGAAGTTGATATTCAGTGGCTCGGAAGATACGACGATCAGGGTGTGGAGAAGAGAGGAAGGGAGTTGTTTTCATGAATGTTTGGCAGTGCTTGATGGACATCGAGGGCCTGTTAAATGCTTGGCTGCTTGTTTACAAATGGAGAAAATTGTGATGGGGTTTTTGGTTTACAGTGCTAGTTTGGATCAAACTTTCAAGGTTTGGAGGGTCAAAGTCATGCCTGAAGAGCAAACTTGTTTCGATTTTGCAGATCGTAATGATTCGAAGACGAAGACGAAGACGGAATATGAGATGAGTCCCGTGTTGTCTCCTTCGTGGGTTGAGAAGAAGCTTCGAGGTAATCTTTTCCAGTAA